In uncultured Methanobacterium sp., a genomic segment contains:
- a CDS encoding winged helix-turn-helix domain-containing protein, with protein sequence MRKFLWELLAGTKGGLNRARIIDELRNRPYNPNQLAERLSLNYKTIKYHIEVLDKNGIVTSTGKGYGTLYFLSDKMEENFDIFLEIWEQFRGSRANVYHVVDNVPAGVVHH encoded by the coding sequence ATGAGAAAATTTCTTTGGGAGTTACTGGCCGGTACTAAGGGTGGATTGAACCGAGCTAGGATCATAGATGAGTTAAGAAACAGGCCTTATAATCCAAATCAGCTCGCTGAAAGGCTTTCTCTTAACTACAAAACCATAAAGTACCATATTGAAGTTTTAGATAAAAATGGTATAGTGACTTCCACCGGTAAAGGGTACGGTACATTATATTTCCTATCAGATAAAATGGAAGAAAATTTCGACATTTTTTTGGAAATATGGGAACAATTTAGAGGATCTCGTGCTAATGTTTATCACGTGGTTGATAATGTTCCAGCGGGAGTAGTTCATCACTGA
- a CDS encoding ABC transporter ATP-binding protein, with protein MDNGKNVIEIHDLKKSYDDGTIKALNGLNLEVKEGEFLSIMGPSGSGKSTLLNMIGALDVADEGSIRVAGIDLMKTKELSEFRSKEIGFVFQMHNLIPNLTVLENVEIPMYETDLSSDQMKQRALELLKAVGLEDRADQIPTKLSGGQRQRVAIARALVNRPSIILADEPTGSLDSQTGDVILKLLRDLHEKENVTLVMVTHEPYVGKMAERIVNVLDGKIQN; from the coding sequence ATGGATAATGGGAAGAACGTCATTGAAATCCACGATCTTAAAAAAAGCTACGATGATGGAACGATTAAAGCATTAAACGGTCTGAACCTGGAAGTGAAGGAGGGAGAATTTCTATCCATAATGGGCCCCTCTGGTTCTGGGAAATCAACACTCCTCAACATGATTGGAGCACTGGATGTGGCTGATGAAGGATCGATTCGTGTGGCCGGTATTGACCTCATGAAGACCAAGGAACTGAGTGAATTCCGCTCCAAAGAGATTGGCTTTGTCTTCCAGATGCACAACCTGATACCCAACCTCACTGTCTTGGAAAACGTGGAAATACCCATGTATGAAACAGATCTATCCAGTGATCAGATGAAGCAGAGGGCACTGGAACTTTTAAAGGCAGTAGGCCTGGAAGATCGGGCAGATCAGATACCCACCAAGCTCTCAGGTGGGCAGCGCCAGAGGGTGGCCATTGCCAGGGCACTGGTGAACCGTCCCTCCATAATCCTGGCTGATGAACCCACCGGTTCTCTGGACTCCCAGACCGGGGATGTGATCCTGAAACTCCTACGTGACCTGCATGAAAAGGAAAATGTGACCCTGGTAATGGTAACTCACGAGCCCTATGTGGGAAAAATGGCTGAAAGGATTGTAAACGTGCTTGATGGGAAGATACAAAACTAG
- a CDS encoding FtsX-like permease family protein, translated as MDLYKLALNNIRRRKLRSGLTMLGIIIGAAMLMVLLGLTAGTTTAIKDETNAYMYDIAISPESTSGTYLMDSQTISQVEKLSNLHDFREVTAFSEDMNSTKLFFEGVNNWKDAKIINGTQGVVVNQEAVQKLGYGIGSKITVKGKELTVTGISKEAQAPYVYIDQKTARQMAGDQVAVIYASTDGDPKTVADQVKKQVSGVSVETKSDKVKDIQEMTDQALLFMGFIASVALLVGIISVINTMLISVMERTRELGVLKAIGFTNWEIKGSILFESGLLGFFGGVIGVVLGIIGIYGVANALKLADYIPGMMPVWLILGVIAGATILSVLAGLYPATKASKLQVVEALRND; from the coding sequence ATGGATCTCTACAAATTAGCTTTAAATAACATTAGAAGAAGAAAACTCAGAAGTGGCCTGACCATGCTGGGGATAATAATCGGTGCCGCAATGCTCATGGTGCTTTTGGGGCTAACTGCCGGGACAACCACGGCTATCAAAGATGAAACAAATGCGTACATGTATGATATAGCAATTTCTCCAGAATCTACCTCTGGAACTTATTTAATGGATAGTCAAACCATATCCCAGGTAGAGAAACTGTCAAATCTCCATGATTTCCGTGAGGTAACTGCTTTCTCTGAAGATATGAATAGCACTAAACTGTTTTTCGAGGGAGTCAATAACTGGAAGGATGCTAAAATAATAAACGGAACTCAAGGTGTTGTAGTTAACCAGGAAGCGGTTCAAAAGTTGGGTTATGGTATTGGAAGTAAAATAACAGTCAAAGGCAAGGAATTAACTGTGACTGGAATATCTAAAGAAGCACAGGCGCCTTATGTTTACATAGATCAGAAAACAGCCAGGCAAATGGCTGGTGATCAGGTAGCTGTTATCTATGCCAGTACTGATGGAGACCCAAAAACAGTTGCTGATCAGGTTAAAAAACAGGTAAGTGGAGTTTCAGTGGAAACCAAATCAGATAAAGTCAAAGATATCCAGGAAATGACTGATCAGGCCCTGCTATTCATGGGATTCATCGCCAGTGTTGCCCTGCTGGTGGGAATCATAAGTGTGATCAACACCATGCTAATCAGTGTCATGGAACGAACCAGGGAACTGGGAGTATTAAAAGCCATAGGTTTCACTAACTGGGAAATAAAAGGAAGCATACTCTTTGAATCAGGCCTTTTAGGATTTTTCGGAGGAGTTATAGGTGTGGTCCTGGGAATTATTGGAATATACGGGGTTGCCAATGCACTGAAACTAGCAGACTATATTCCTGGAATGATGCCAGTATGGTTAATTTTAGGAGTTATTGCCGGTGCTACCATTTTAAGCGTACTAGCAGGACTTTACCCTGCTACTAAAGCTTCTAAACTACAGGTTGTGGAGGCGTTAAGGAATGACTAA
- a CDS encoding GNAT family N-acetyltransferase, which yields MIKTKRLLIRPLMGDELKKHIDSPQEFAECMGLIPSPILMDKNTQEAILNDLLPNIEDSNKDPLFYTMWIVVEKSEGAIVGGICFHGEPDVNGEVEIGYGTDYGYRNKGIMTETIAGLIHWLKTDDKVKIIRAETEADNTSSIRVLEKNNFKIFQRNADYVILKLKL from the coding sequence ATGATTAAAACTAAACGATTATTAATAAGGCCATTAATGGGTGATGAATTAAAAAAACACATTGATTCGCCCCAGGAATTCGCTGAATGCATGGGTTTGATACCTTCACCAATATTGATGGATAAAAATACCCAAGAAGCAATATTAAATGATCTGTTGCCTAACATAGAAGATTCAAATAAAGATCCTTTGTTTTATACCATGTGGATAGTTGTAGAGAAAAGTGAAGGGGCAATTGTTGGGGGGATATGTTTTCATGGTGAACCCGATGTAAATGGGGAAGTAGAAATCGGATACGGAACAGACTACGGGTATAGAAACAAAGGCATAATGACGGAAACCATAGCTGGATTGATTCATTGGCTTAAAACAGATGATAAAGTTAAAATAATCCGGGCCGAAACTGAAGCGGATAATACTTCATCAATTAGAGTATTAGAGAAGAATAATTTCAAGATATTTCAACGTAATGCTGACTATGTAATCCTGAAATTAAAATTGTAA
- a CDS encoding ABC transporter permease: MSYLKLILKNPFRNKTRGALAIVGIAIGIMVIVALGMVAGGLKASTTTTLKAGAAEINVMQTGSGNFGSGRINETRVTDLQSISGVKETAGLLKATNTSTSGSSISTGSTGTSTGTTSSGSEGPNSFGGLSVTGMNPDKLSLAGIENVTGSLYSTNSENEVIIGKTASTNLNKTVGDTINLFGKDFTITGIYETGSFMTDGGVFMSLTTLQNLTSNNNTVSTIAVKLNENANTTEVSKSIETSYPNELSTTTAEATANRMNSALSTIDAATWAISLLAIIIGAVGVINTMIMSVFERTREIGVLKAVGWKEKRILGMILGESVVLTLIAAVVGTIIAVVGVVVLLAFSFGGVIQPSFAPEIFMEAFLVAFVVGIIGGLYPAYRASRLSPTEALRYE; encoded by the coding sequence ATGTCTTACTTAAAGCTGATCCTAAAAAACCCCTTTAGGAATAAAACAAGAGGTGCACTTGCAATTGTGGGGATTGCAATTGGAATCATGGTCATAGTGGCCCTGGGCATGGTTGCAGGTGGTCTTAAAGCGTCAACAACCACCACCCTCAAAGCAGGAGCTGCTGAAATCAATGTAATGCAGACTGGTTCTGGTAACTTTGGATCAGGAAGGATCAATGAGACCCGGGTCACGGATTTACAAAGCATATCCGGAGTTAAAGAAACTGCTGGATTACTGAAAGCAACCAACACATCCACCAGTGGATCATCAATATCTACAGGTTCTACCGGGACATCCACTGGAACAACTAGCTCAGGATCTGAAGGTCCAAACAGTTTCGGCGGACTTTCAGTGACGGGTATGAATCCAGATAAACTAAGCCTTGCAGGAATTGAGAACGTAACTGGATCTTTATATTCTACTAACAGTGAAAATGAAGTTATAATCGGCAAAACTGCTTCCACAAATCTCAACAAAACGGTGGGAGACACAATCAATTTATTCGGGAAAGATTTCACCATCACTGGAATATACGAGACTGGGAGCTTCATGACTGATGGGGGAGTGTTCATGTCCCTCACCACTCTGCAGAACCTCACCAGCAACAACAACACAGTGAGCACTATAGCGGTGAAGCTCAATGAAAATGCCAACACCACTGAGGTAAGTAAATCAATTGAAACGTCCTATCCCAATGAGCTGTCTACAACCACTGCCGAAGCAACGGCTAACAGAATGAACAGTGCACTCAGCACCATAGATGCAGCCACATGGGCCATTTCCCTCCTGGCAATTATAATTGGTGCTGTTGGAGTGATTAACACCATGATAATGTCAGTGTTTGAAAGAACAAGGGAAATAGGTGTCCTGAAAGCAGTGGGATGGAAAGAAAAAAGAATCCTGGGAATGATCCTGGGTGAATCAGTGGTTTTAACCCTAATCGCTGCAGTGGTGGGAACCATAATCGCAGTGGTAGGAGTAGTAGTATTACTGGCATTCTCCTTTGGAGGAGTGATACAACCATCCTTTGCACCAGAAATATTCATGGAAGCATTCTTGGTTGCATTTGTCGTGGGAATAATCGGTGGATTGTACCCGGCTTACAGGGCATCCCGACTATCACCAACCGAGGCGCTGCGCTATGAATAA
- a CDS encoding PadR family transcriptional regulator, whose protein sequence is MNTQFKKGVLELCVLVLLDRKDCYGYEMVDEISKNISISEGTIYPLLKRLKKEKFVISYLKESQDGPPRKYYQLTELGKGKKEKLVEEWENFSIGVNNLLNFEITNNSGAIKDE, encoded by the coding sequence ATGAACACTCAATTTAAAAAAGGAGTACTGGAACTGTGTGTCCTGGTTCTCCTTGACAGAAAAGACTGTTACGGTTACGAGATGGTGGATGAAATCTCGAAGAACATTTCCATTTCCGAGGGAACCATTTATCCTCTTCTTAAAAGGCTAAAAAAGGAGAAGTTCGTGATTTCATACTTAAAAGAATCCCAGGACGGCCCGCCTCGAAAATATTACCAGCTAACTGAATTGGGAAAAGGAAAAAAGGAAAAATTAGTGGAAGAATGGGAAAATTTCTCTATCGGTGTAAATAATTTATTAAATTTTGAAATCACGAATAATTCGGGGGCTATTAAGGATGAATAA
- a CDS encoding ABC transporter ATP-binding protein: MTNHILEFKDVWKTYHMGDSDVNALAGLNMTLEEGSFTAVMGPSGSGKSTFLHVAGILDTPSKGLFRIKGRQTSELSVKEQAILRRNEIGFIFQRFNLLSQLSALENVTLPMINEDSEKAKMILDKMGLHDKYHKFPNQLSGGEQQRVAIARALINDPSIILADEPTGELDTANANSIMQVLQDLNRNDGVSIVIVTHNQASADFADEIIHMQDGKMVKVDRK; this comes from the coding sequence ATGACTAATCATATACTTGAATTTAAAGATGTTTGGAAAACCTATCACATGGGCGACTCGGATGTTAATGCCCTTGCAGGTTTAAACATGACACTGGAAGAAGGTTCATTCACTGCAGTCATGGGGCCCTCTGGATCTGGTAAATCCACATTCCTGCACGTGGCAGGGATACTGGATACTCCTTCTAAAGGATTATTCCGGATAAAAGGAAGGCAAACCAGTGAATTATCAGTCAAAGAACAGGCAATTCTTCGGAGAAATGAGATTGGATTCATATTCCAGAGATTCAATCTCTTGTCTCAGCTTTCTGCCCTGGAAAATGTCACTTTACCCATGATCAATGAGGATTCTGAAAAAGCAAAAATGATCTTAGATAAAATGGGCTTACATGATAAGTACCATAAATTCCCCAACCAGCTTTCCGGTGGAGAACAACAGCGAGTTGCAATTGCCAGAGCTCTTATAAACGATCCATCAATCATTCTGGCTGATGAACCCACTGGAGAACTTGATACTGCCAATGCCAATTCCATAATGCAGGTATTGCAGGATTTAAACCGTAATGATGGGGTGAGCATCGTAATTGTAACTCACAACCAGGCATCTGCCGATTTTGCTGATGAAATAATCCATATGCAGGATGGTAAAATGGTCAAAGTAGATAGAAAATAG
- a CDS encoding winged helix-turn-helix domain-containing protein encodes MRKLLWWLIAGSTGGPNRAKIIMALHQRPCNANQLSEALNLNYKTVRHHIKVLEENNVITSAGKKKYGEVYFLSDEMEKNYNTFQDIWEELERNSVGN; translated from the coding sequence ATGAGAAAACTGCTCTGGTGGCTGATAGCTGGTTCAACAGGAGGGCCAAATCGGGCTAAGATCATCATGGCATTACACCAAAGGCCTTGCAATGCTAATCAGCTTTCAGAAGCTCTAAATTTAAATTATAAAACTGTAAGACACCATATTAAAGTTCTGGAAGAGAATAATGTAATCACATCTGCGGGTAAGAAAAAGTACGGTGAAGTGTACTTCCTTTCTGATGAGATGGAAAAAAATTATAACACATTCCAGGATATCTGGGAAGAACTGGAACGAAATTCAGTTGGAAATTAA
- a CDS encoding DUF6506 family protein: MSTKAAFIFIAPENDPEQHRAVIDSPVIELSVVGVKNYDEAEKVALDLVAEGITAIELCAGFGSEGTARIARAVKGKAVVGVVRFDLHPAFDHKSGDELF; the protein is encoded by the coding sequence ATGTCAACAAAAGCCGCATTCATATTCATTGCACCAGAAAACGATCCCGAACAGCATCGCGCAGTAATTGATTCACCGGTAATTGAACTTTCAGTGGTGGGTGTTAAAAACTATGATGAAGCAGAAAAGGTCGCCCTGGACCTTGTTGCAGAAGGCATAACAGCCATAGAACTGTGTGCCGGGTTTGGAAGTGAAGGAACCGCCCGAATTGCCCGAGCTGTAAAGGGAAAAGCAGTTGTAGGGGTGGTACGTTTTGATTTGCACCCTGCCTTCGACCATAAAAGTGGGGATGAACTTTTTTAA
- a CDS encoding DUF1700 domain-containing protein: MNKKEYLDQLSKLLRTLPKEDREDIISDYQEHFAIGLEKGRTEEEISRALGNPKNVAKQIKADNLVKKAQDKPSIGSIIGAILATMGLGLFNLIFVAIPVLVVAVIILILFVAGIIIIFTGIYWVLVPFLHLIIPQLAIPTFINSPGNGILNILVVVLSGIGLTAGGIILVVLMAYITKWFYELMIKYLKLNLRIIKGRERDF; encoded by the coding sequence ATGAATAAGAAAGAATATCTTGACCAACTCAGCAAACTCCTGAGAACACTTCCAAAGGAGGACAGAGAAGATATAATCTCAGATTACCAGGAACACTTTGCAATTGGTTTGGAGAAAGGTAGAACTGAAGAAGAAATTTCAAGGGCACTTGGAAACCCTAAAAACGTTGCTAAACAGATTAAAGCAGACAATTTGGTTAAAAAAGCTCAAGATAAACCCTCAATTGGTAGTATAATTGGGGCAATATTGGCAACAATGGGATTAGGTCTTTTTAATCTGATATTTGTGGCAATACCGGTCCTGGTGGTTGCAGTAATTATTTTGATCTTATTTGTGGCTGGAATTATCATTATCTTTACAGGGATATATTGGGTTTTAGTACCCTTTTTACATCTTATTATTCCTCAATTAGCTATCCCCACTTTTATCAATTCGCCAGGTAATGGAATTTTGAATATTCTAGTGGTAGTGTTAAGTGGAATCGGCCTGACAGCTGGAGGAATTATTTTAGTAGTGTTAATGGCGTACATTACTAAATGGTTCTATGAATTAATGATCAAATACCTGAAACTGAATTTAAGAATTATTAAAGGACGGGAAAGGGATTTTTAA